One genomic window of Actinoplanes lobatus includes the following:
- a CDS encoding RNA polymerase sigma factor, which yields MEPNETAVLVHRAAAGDSRAWEALVRAYAGLVWSVARAHRLGSADAEDVAQTTWERFARSLDTLKEPEHAGAWLATTARRESLRVLTARNRVTPTGDLAWTGMSPAAEDVVVAGDEEVRRAELAGRVWRALDRLGDACQRLLRVLMAEPPPSYVEAAAALDMPIGSLGPTRRRCLEKLRRLVDVSEARGRAHE from the coding sequence ATGGAGCCGAACGAGACGGCCGTGCTGGTGCACCGGGCGGCCGCCGGTGACAGTCGCGCCTGGGAGGCGCTGGTCAGGGCGTACGCCGGGCTGGTCTGGTCGGTCGCGCGGGCGCACCGGCTCGGTTCCGCCGACGCCGAGGACGTGGCGCAGACGACGTGGGAGCGGTTCGCCCGGTCGCTGGACACGCTCAAGGAGCCGGAGCACGCGGGCGCCTGGCTGGCGACGACGGCGCGGCGGGAGTCGCTGCGGGTGCTGACCGCCCGCAACCGGGTGACACCGACCGGGGATCTGGCGTGGACCGGGATGTCGCCGGCGGCCGAGGACGTGGTGGTCGCCGGGGACGAGGAGGTGCGCCGGGCGGAGCTGGCCGGCCGGGTGTGGCGGGCGCTGGACCGGCTCGGTGACGCCTGCCAACGGTTGTTGCGGGTGTTGATGGCCGAGCCGCCGCCGTCGTACGTGGAGGCCGCCGCCGCCCTGGACATGCCGATCGGCTCGCTGGGCCCGACCCGTCGCCGCTGTCTGGAGAAACTTCGCCGGCTCGTGGATGTATCAGAGGCTCGGGGGCGTGCTCATGAATGA
- a CDS encoding AfsR/SARP family transcriptional regulator, with product MGDVRVRAYLLGEFRLVVNGRLIDTRASRRSRDLIAYLLTHRESAAPRDVLTETFWPRARPAAARNSLHVALTGARRMLRPAELIERCGEGYRIVRSALVWTDAEEFERCCREGRRAVDPAEAAHCLEAAGLLFRGGFLADQPYAEWAADRREALRALALEAQSRLVVLYTDRGDHGPAATLARRVLADDPCNEDVHRGLMLCYARTGLRHLALLQYRQLVVTLWDDLRVRPAGETTELYERLRQPA from the coding sequence ATGGGTGATGTACGGGTCCGGGCGTATCTGCTCGGCGAGTTCCGGTTGGTGGTGAACGGCCGGCTGATCGACACCCGGGCGAGCCGTCGCAGCCGGGATCTGATCGCCTATCTGCTCACGCATCGTGAGTCGGCGGCGCCGCGGGACGTGCTGACCGAGACGTTCTGGCCGCGTGCGCGGCCGGCGGCGGCGCGCAACAGTCTGCATGTGGCGCTGACCGGGGCGCGGCGGATGCTGCGGCCGGCCGAGTTGATCGAGCGGTGCGGGGAGGGTTACCGGATCGTCCGGTCGGCGCTGGTGTGGACGGACGCCGAGGAGTTCGAACGGTGCTGCCGGGAGGGCCGGCGGGCGGTGGATCCGGCGGAGGCGGCGCACTGTCTGGAGGCGGCGGGCCTGCTGTTCCGGGGTGGGTTCCTGGCGGATCAGCCGTACGCGGAGTGGGCGGCCGACCGGCGCGAGGCGTTGCGGGCGCTGGCGCTGGAGGCGCAGAGCCGGCTCGTGGTGCTGTACACCGATCGTGGTGACCACGGCCCGGCCGCGACGCTGGCCCGGCGGGTCCTCGCCGACGATCCGTGCAACGAGGACGTGCATCGTGGGCTGATGCTGTGTTACGCGCGGACCGGGCTGCGGCATCTGGCGCTGTTGCAGTACCGGCAGTTGGTCGTGACGCTCTGGGACGACCTGCGGGTGCGGCCGGCGGGTGAGACGACCGAACTGTACGAGCGGCTACGCCAGCCGGCGTAG
- a CDS encoding DUF2625 family protein, giving the protein MRALADLIDTEDSAWPEILDAVAAAPCPVTVLPADQGRADAELERVQVTTRSWLGAVVHRTGGLVIDHGWLRVFGSGSAGDRLASLGEMNPTDGPLLVGVDVLGGRFAWAADGGTPSIRYFAPDSLRWADLEIGYGQWLAAMLGGATAQFYADLRWDGWAEEVAACGLDQAISLFPPPWTVEGKNLNTVSRHPVPMAEALSLQVL; this is encoded by the coding sequence ATGCGCGCGCTCGCCGATCTGATCGACACCGAGGATTCCGCCTGGCCGGAGATCCTGGACGCCGTCGCGGCCGCACCCTGCCCGGTGACGGTCCTCCCCGCCGACCAGGGCCGGGCCGACGCGGAACTGGAGCGGGTGCAGGTGACCACCCGGTCGTGGCTGGGCGCGGTCGTGCACCGTACCGGTGGGCTGGTGATCGACCACGGCTGGCTGCGCGTGTTCGGTTCCGGCAGCGCCGGCGACCGGCTGGCGTCGCTCGGCGAGATGAACCCCACCGACGGCCCGCTGCTGGTCGGCGTGGACGTGCTGGGTGGCCGGTTCGCCTGGGCCGCCGACGGCGGCACGCCGTCGATCCGCTATTTCGCGCCGGACAGCCTGCGCTGGGCGGACCTGGAGATCGGGTACGGGCAGTGGCTGGCCGCTATGCTCGGCGGCGCGACGGCACAGTTCTACGCGGACCTGCGCTGGGACGGCTGGGCCGAGGAGGTCGCCGCGTGTGGCCTGGACCAGGCGATCTCCCTGTTCCCGCCACCGTGGACCGTCGAGGGCAAGAACCTGAACACCGTCTCCCGCCACCCGGTCCCGATGGCCGAGGCCCTGTCCCTCCAGGTCCTCTGA
- a CDS encoding AfsR/SARP family transcriptional regulator: MDRGMEFRVLGAVEVRAGGRAVPAGEPRQRAVLAVLLLEAGRPVALETLIGRVWGETAPPGARRSVYAYVARLRRVLGDAADQPLIRTSGGYLLDADPQQVDVLWFRALLARGEARAALDLWRGEPLTGVGGVWADRIRETLRDEHADAVVAWAHTEIRDGRAETVLAPLTELAEQRPLFEPATEALIRALHTAGRPADALIRYDRIRRLLRDELGADPGPALQAAHRVVLRNEPAAVTVRPVPAQLPADVPAFTGRAAELAELDRTGTPPVVCLTGTPGAGKTALAVHWAHRARDRFPDGQLYVNLRGFDPELPVTPLEALGTLLAAVLPHGRAAPAGLDERAAQYRTELACRRMLVVLDNAATVEQVRHLLPGAPTCAVLVTSRDSLAGLVSVHGAHRIALDVLPAPDAAALLRELVGDRVGREPDAAATLVEQCARLPLALRIAAELAASRPGATLRALTTELAGQRRLDLLSDGGDPRAAVRAVFSWSLRHLPAAAVDLFALLGLHPGPWIDALAAAALSGRPVGETLPVLTRAHLIHRVADDRYGLHDLLRAYAAERAADGPAALARLYDHYLGAASAAMQVLYPGEAGRRPPVTERGPLPDIAAPETARDWLHTELPNLTAVAVHAAAHGAPAVTVRLAAILYRYLDGDQHSAAVVVFETARAASRDLGDEPGEAYALNALAYTYAQEGRHPVAIERLEEALRLSSRAGDEVGEARALGNLAMIEEQLGRYENAAQRFEQALHRFRRLGDRTGEAHVRTRLASVEARLGHVGTARGYAERALAMHRRSGHRFGEAWALNSLSEVESHSGRHAAAADGHRQALALFRELGHRSSQAWTLDSLGVGERRLGRYGRAGEHHRQALEIFDDLGERFGQASALNGLGETYDACGDRERALSAYRRALELAVRTGARDQQARAEAGIGEGEAEPDH; encoded by the coding sequence GTGGACCGCGGCATGGAGTTCCGGGTGCTGGGGGCGGTCGAGGTCCGGGCCGGGGGACGGGCGGTGCCGGCCGGGGAGCCGCGTCAGCGTGCCGTGCTCGCGGTGCTGCTGCTCGAGGCCGGACGTCCGGTCGCCCTGGAGACGCTGATCGGGCGGGTGTGGGGTGAGACGGCGCCGCCGGGGGCCCGCCGGTCGGTCTACGCCTACGTGGCCCGCCTGCGCCGCGTGCTCGGGGACGCCGCCGACCAGCCGCTGATCCGTACCTCCGGAGGCTATCTGCTCGACGCCGACCCGCAGCAGGTCGACGTGCTGTGGTTCCGGGCCCTGCTGGCGCGCGGCGAGGCCCGCGCCGCCCTCGACCTCTGGCGGGGCGAGCCCCTGACCGGCGTCGGCGGCGTGTGGGCCGACCGGATCCGCGAGACGCTGCGCGACGAGCACGCGGACGCGGTCGTCGCCTGGGCGCACACCGAGATCCGCGACGGCCGGGCCGAGACGGTGCTGGCGCCGCTGACCGAGCTGGCCGAGCAGCGGCCCTTGTTCGAACCGGCCACCGAGGCGCTGATCCGGGCCCTGCACACGGCCGGCCGGCCCGCCGACGCGCTGATCCGCTACGACCGGATCCGCCGCCTGCTCCGCGACGAGCTCGGCGCCGACCCGGGACCGGCTCTCCAGGCCGCCCACCGGGTGGTGCTGCGCAACGAGCCGGCCGCGGTCACGGTCCGGCCGGTGCCCGCGCAACTGCCCGCCGACGTGCCCGCGTTCACCGGCCGGGCCGCCGAACTGGCCGAACTCGACCGGACCGGAACCCCGCCGGTCGTCTGTCTCACCGGCACACCGGGCGCCGGCAAGACCGCCCTGGCCGTGCACTGGGCGCACCGGGCCCGCGACCGGTTCCCCGACGGCCAGCTGTACGTCAACCTGCGCGGCTTCGACCCGGAACTACCGGTGACGCCCCTGGAGGCGCTCGGCACCCTGCTCGCCGCGGTCCTGCCGCACGGCCGGGCGGCGCCGGCCGGGCTGGACGAACGCGCGGCCCAGTACCGCACCGAACTGGCCTGCCGCCGCATGCTCGTGGTGCTCGACAACGCGGCCACCGTCGAGCAGGTCCGGCACCTGCTGCCCGGCGCACCCACCTGCGCGGTCCTGGTCACCAGCCGTGACTCGCTGGCCGGCCTGGTGTCGGTGCACGGCGCCCACCGGATCGCCCTGGACGTGCTGCCGGCTCCCGACGCGGCCGCGCTGCTGCGCGAACTCGTCGGCGACCGGGTCGGCCGGGAGCCGGACGCGGCCGCGACGCTGGTCGAGCAGTGCGCCCGCCTGCCGCTGGCGTTGCGGATCGCCGCCGAACTCGCCGCGTCCCGGCCGGGCGCCACCCTCCGCGCCCTCACCACCGAACTGGCCGGGCAGCGCCGTCTCGACCTGCTCAGCGACGGCGGTGATCCACGGGCCGCGGTCCGGGCCGTCTTCTCCTGGTCGCTGCGGCACCTGCCGGCCGCGGCCGTGGACCTGTTCGCGCTGCTCGGGCTGCATCCCGGCCCGTGGATCGACGCGCTCGCCGCCGCCGCGCTGTCCGGCCGTCCGGTGGGCGAGACGCTCCCCGTGCTGACCCGGGCGCACCTGATCCACCGGGTCGCCGACGACCGGTACGGGCTGCACGACCTGCTGCGCGCGTACGCCGCCGAACGGGCCGCCGACGGTCCGGCCGCACTCGCCCGCCTGTACGACCACTACCTGGGCGCGGCCTCGGCGGCGATGCAGGTGCTCTACCCCGGCGAGGCGGGCCGGCGGCCACCGGTGACGGAGCGCGGGCCGCTGCCGGACATCGCCGCACCGGAGACGGCACGCGACTGGCTGCACACCGAGCTGCCGAACCTCACCGCCGTCGCCGTGCACGCCGCCGCCCACGGGGCACCGGCCGTGACCGTGCGACTCGCCGCGATCCTGTACCGCTACCTCGACGGCGACCAGCACAGCGCCGCCGTGGTCGTCTTCGAGACGGCCCGCGCCGCGTCCCGGGATCTCGGCGACGAACCCGGCGAGGCGTACGCGCTGAACGCGCTCGCCTACACGTACGCGCAGGAGGGCCGGCACCCGGTCGCGATCGAGCGCCTGGAGGAGGCGCTGCGGCTCTCGTCACGGGCCGGCGACGAGGTGGGCGAGGCCCGGGCGCTCGGCAACCTCGCGATGATCGAGGAACAACTCGGCCGGTACGAGAATGCCGCGCAGCGGTTCGAACAGGCGCTGCACCGTTTCCGGCGGCTCGGCGACCGCACCGGCGAGGCGCACGTGCGCACCCGGCTCGCCTCGGTCGAGGCGCGCCTCGGCCACGTCGGCACGGCTCGCGGGTACGCCGAACGGGCGCTGGCGATGCACCGGCGGTCCGGGCACCGGTTCGGCGAGGCGTGGGCTCTGAACAGCCTGAGCGAGGTCGAGTCGCACAGCGGCCGGCACGCGGCGGCCGCCGACGGGCACCGGCAGGCCCTGGCGCTGTTCCGGGAACTCGGGCACCGCAGCAGCCAGGCGTGGACCCTGGACAGTCTCGGCGTGGGGGAGCGGCGGCTCGGCCGCTACGGGCGGGCCGGTGAACACCATCGGCAGGCCCTGGAGATCTTCGACGATCTCGGGGAACGGTTCGGGCAGGCGTCGGCGCTCAACGGCCTCGGCGAGACCTACGACGCGTGCGGTGACCGGGAACGGGCGCTTTCCGCGTACCGTCGCGCCCTTGAACTGGCCGTGCGGACCGGCGCCCGTGACCAGCAGGCCCGAGCGGAAGCCGGCATCGGCGAAGGCGAAGCCGAGCCGGACCACTGA